Sequence from the Cuniculiplasma divulgatum genome:
ATCTTCTCCATATTCAATCAGAGGATCGCATTATTTCTGCAATATCCAGTGGAAAGAATCCACCGTGAAAATTGCAGCTTTTGAGCCTACAAAGGAATTCAGGCAGGTTTTCAGGCAGCTGATCCCTGGAGACATGATCACAGTTTACGGCTCTTACAGCTCGGGTACCATCAATGTTGAAAAACTGGACCTGATGAGCAGGGCAAGACTGTACGGTAAGAGCAGTCCCGCTTGCCCTACCTGCCACAAATCAATGGAAAATCATGGAAATGGAGATTACCGCTGTCCCACGTGCGGGGAACGCCAGAAAATTCCTCATTACACTGTTGTTGATCGCAGACTGTCCGAAGGACATTATGATGTTCCAGTGATTGCAAGAAGACACATCTCCCGGCCATTTGATTTTTCTGTGCAGACTGTGGGAGGTCTCAGGAGATGATCTGCATCACCGGTTCTCCAGGCAGCGGGAAATCAACGGTTACAACCATCCTGCGTACAAGAGGATTTACGGTGCACAATGTACTGGATTTCCCTGGGTCCATGGAATGTGTTTCCAATGGCGAGGCAGATATAGAATGCCTTCGGGCAGTTACCAGCAGGCTCTGCGGTGCAGGTGACATCATTGAGGGGCATTACTCGCATCTCCTGAACTGTGATCTTGTGGTCATTCTGGACAGGGATGAGGAACAGGTGCTTGCCGAACTGACATCAAGGGGTTACCACAGTAACAAAATAATGGAAAACCTGGATGCCCTGCGATGTGATCTCTATTATTCAGAATCTCTTGAAATGCTGCCCAGAAGCAGAATAAAGCGGATATCAGTAGTAGAAGGCAATCCCGAATTAACGGCAACAATGGTTCAGAATTCTGTGGTGGAATTTCAGCAAGAATTAAGACAGCACAGGAGTTAACCATGCATGGTACTCGATTCCCAGAGATCCCGAGCAGACAGATTCCTCATTCCCATCACAAATCTCTTCATTAAATGGAAACCAGACAGGGTTTCCCTGCTCTCCCTCACTCTTGCTGCATTTGCTGGAATCTTCATATATCTTGGAGCTTCCTACAGGTTACTGCTCCTTGCAGCCTTCCTCTGTGTTGTTTTCTCATCCTTATTTGATGCAATCGATGGAAAGCTTGCAAGGGTAAAAAATATATCCTCACCCAGAGGAGATCTCATTGATCACGTTTTCGACAGGTTTGCAGACGTCTTCATGATTCTCGGTTTCATCTTTGGAATGTATGCGCAGTATGCCATCGGGATTCTGGCACTTGTTAGCGTCATGCTCACCAGCTACATGGGTGTGCAATCGCAGGCTCTTGGCCTCAAAAGGAACTATTCAGGGCTTCTTGGAAGGGCAGACCGACTTGTTCTCATAATGGTATTCATTCTTGTTGAATTTATCATCCCATTCTCCGTGCATCTGTGGATATTCAGAATCACGCCTGTTGCCATCCTGCTCATATGGTTTGCCATTGCCGGGAATGTCACGGCCGTGAAGAGATTCCTTGACAGCTACAGGGCACTTGCCCCTTCCTGAATGCCATCAATGAGGGCCTGGTATTCCTGAGCAATGTCCCGAGCCCTGGCAAATGTTCTGGATTCTCCGTATATCCTGATTATGGGTTCAGTGCCGGATGGCCTCACCAGAACCCATCCGTCCTTCAGGAAGACTTTGATGCCGTCAGATGTGTCTGTCTTCATGCCTGAGGCGTATCCCAGAATTCCCCTCTTTATAATTTCCCATTCAACCTTCCTGTCAGCGGAGAGTTTATGGATATGATATTCCGGTATTTCCGATATCAGTTCCTTCAGTCCCGACTTTCTGGCTGCCATGAGGTTCAGCACAAGGGCTGCAGTCATTGCCCCGTCCCTGCAGTACTGATGCGGGCCGTATATGATGCCTCCGTTCTCTTCTCCCCCTATTTTTGCCTTCTTCTCAATCATTGTCCGGGAAACCAGAGGTGCACCCACCCTGGTCCTGATAAGTTCCGCTCCTCCAGCAGCGCAAATTTCATCCATTGCATCAGAACTGCTGATTGGCGTAACCACCCTGTCACCCGGCTTTATGGTGCTCTTCACTATGAGTGAAAGCGTTATGTCGCCATCCACAAAGTGCCCTGTGCTGTCTATGAATACAGCCCTGTCCGCATCGCCGTCATGGGCTATGCCCAGGTCAAATTTACCGCCGCTTACAACATTGATCAGATCCTTCAGGTTCTCTGGTTTTGGTTCAGAGTTGCGAGAAGTGAATTTACCATCCGGATTTGCGTTGAGAGTGACCACAGAGCAGCCCAGTCTCCTGAGGAGTTCCGGAGTGGATGAATAGGCTGCACCATTCCCTGCATCAAATGCAACTCTGAATTCCTGTGTTCTGATGGCTTCAGCATTAACCTGCTGCATTACCCCTGCCAGGTAACGCTCAACGGCATCCGTAATGATTCGAACTCTTCCGCAATTATTCCAGGTAGCCTGAATGAATGTTCTGTCGTAATAAATACCCTCGATGATCTCTTCCTGATTTCTGGGGAGTTCCGTTCCATCTGCGGCAATGCACTTTATTCCATTGAATCTGGGCGGATTGTGGGACGCCGTTATAACTACCCCAGGAATCCTGTTGATCTTGCAGTAGTACTGTATTGCTGGAGTGGGGAGTATACCAAGATCCAGAATTTCCTTTCCTGCACTCATGATGCCGGATGAAACGGCATTGAAAATCATGGGGCCGGTATCCCTTGTATCTCTTCCCATGGCGATGGTACCGTCCTTGAAATATGTTCCAATGGATTTTCCTATCTGCATCGCAAAGTCAGGAGTAAGATCAGCATTTGGTTCGCCTCTTATGCCATTTGTTCCAAAGAGGGGAGGTCTTTCATCAGATCTTTTCATTTTATCTTCTGTTTATCATGCAAGGATATTTAACATCTGCGAGGCGGCAAATCCGCAAAAACCCGCCTGAAAGATCAGCTGATCATGGTCATGGTTCCTCTTCCAGATGATAACTACTGCCTCTCCACTGTATTGTCTCCGTACTGCGGGCCTTTATGAGATTGTAGAAGTAGATGAATGGAATTATGAAACTGAGAAGAAACACCTGTGTTTTTCGCTCCCTTGATCTTTTTGCGTTTCTCATGGATGTAATCACGGAAGGTGCCAGCAGCAGTGCAAAGAAGGGACTGACAGAGAATGCCAGAATCAGGGCGGATATGAATACAAGGATGGTGGCAGCATAAAAGACAATACCATAACGAAACACGCTTGGTGTGGAATAAACGGAAAGAGCAGTCTGGCGGTTTGCCCATTCAATGAATGTGGAAAAATCATCTGGTGAGTTAATTACGGGCGCAGCCTCCGGCACATATGCTATTTCAAGTCCAGCTTTCTTGCAGAGTTTTGTCAGTGCAACATCATCAGATACATATGACCTGAAAAAATCAAGTCCTTTGACTTTCAGCAGTTCTGATCTGAAAGCCAGAGAGCCGCCCCATCCGAATCGTGTAATGCGCGATTCCATCATCCCCTGGCCCACAAAACCCCAGACAAGCTTCACGAATGACCAGAATCCTCCCGCCGGCCGGAAGTAGGGAAAAGTTGTGGATATTCCCACGCTGTTCTGGGATAATGGGGCAAGAAGCAATTTCAACCAGTCTTCGTCTGGCAGGATGTCTGAATCAGCGATGACGTAGACGGGAAAATCGGGGAAATGATTTATGGCAGATGCTATTGCCCTGACCTTGCCACTGCACTTTCTGCATGAATCATCAGAAATGATCATATCCATGCCTGAACCGCGAATAGACCCCACTGCTGCGTCATCTTCTGAATCAACAACCGCAACTGCCTCCCACTTCGCGTTCAGATTTGCCATTATGCCCCTGAGGTTTTCATCCAAAGTATAATCCCGTCCCTTGCAGGGAACAATAACCAGGGCTCTATCCTCATAGCTTCCAAATGTGGTTTTCATGGGTTCCCTGTGGGATGCTATGAAAGTTAATCCTGCAAAAATCAGAATAATCGCAGAGAGAAATATATCAAAAAAAACGTTATGGAAGATTCCCGGGATCATCTTCAGACCAGTGTGACATCCTCGGAGTCAACCTGGGCTACGCCATTTATGGCAGAAATGGCTTCTTCTACGCGATCAATCTTCCCCTCTTCATCGGGCACAATGACCTCAAATTTTATAGCCTTGAGGCCGAATCCAATTTCCTCCAGGTAAGATTTGTTAATCTCACAGAGTGGCTTGATCTTTTCTCTTATTTTACCCAGAAGATCTTCCATGGACACGTCTGCTGATTCGGGAAGGATCTTCAGAACTACAGCAACATCTCCCATGATATCACGGCCCTGTGAATCCGCAGTGATCGCAAACATAGGCAGTGGAATGCTCTCTGCATTCCTTGCATCTTCCGATCAGCTCTTCTCCGCATGACGGACACTCAAATATTGAATAGCCGGTCTCTACCAGTCCAACCCCGCAGGAAGTGCAAGTCTCTTTGTATCTCATCTTAATCAGTTTCTCTCTTCCAGATTGCCTTGTAATATTAATAATGTTCTCGGCTGATGGTTATTGCCGGAACTTATCAATTCCAGGCACCCATGATCCCTGACTCAATACGGACGTACCTGGAATTTCAACGCTCATTAATGTCTGGAACCACTCAGCATCATTTCATGAAGGAACGATAAGATAATTTCGTCTTTGGCATACAGAATCATGGATAATGTCTATGCCATATTTGCCGACAACAATGGCAAAGTCAGGGAAAAGCTTGAAAATAACTTTATCGCATCCCAGAATCCACTGTATATTGGTATCATCCTGAAACCGTCACATGGTGCCTGGATCAGGATGTCAAGAGCAAGAACTGTGGTGCTTGAGATGGAAGGAAAACCAGGAGAGTTCTCAATTCCATACAGGATAGAAGTCGGGGAGAACAGCATCTTCTTCCTGAAGCCCAGGGAAGATGCTTAAAGGATTACGAAACCAACCAGGACAGTCATGAAGATAAGCACTGCAAACACTACAGCAAATGTCCTGAAATCCCATCTCATTACCTTTGCCCCATCCAGAGGGCCTATTGGAATCATGTTGAATGCCCCCAGATAGAAGTTAAGGTAACTGATCTCCAGTATTATGCCGCCAAGTCCCCTGATCAGGATGCCCACCAGGGAAAGAAGTAGAAACACAAAGCCTGCCAGCATGTTAAATCCGGGGCCGGCAAGGGCAGTCTTTCCTATTTTCTCATTTCCGTAAACACCTGCAATGTTGACAGCTCCCGGGGCAGCAAGGATTACACCGAAAAACGATGTTATGAGCGCCATAAGGATTCCGATGGGCCAGAGCCTGAATTCTGCCCATCCCCCGTAATTCCTAGCCACCTGCCTGTGTGAAAGCTCATGCCCCAGAAAGGCGATTCCCACAGCTATAAAGCTTACAATTATGGTTCTAGCGGCAACCAGTGCCGGCACATGATAACCGCTGTCAGCGAAGCTGGCAATAGAGAACGCAAATCCTAAAACAAGAAGGGCAAGCAGAATATCCTGGGTTTCTCTTTTCATGTTTCCAAAGCCGTAGTAGTTCAATCAGATTCCTCTTTCCT
This genomic interval carries:
- a CDS encoding glycosyltransferase encodes the protein MKTTFGSYEDRALVIVPCKGRDYTLDENLRGIMANLNAKWEAVAVVDSEDDAAVGSIRGSGMDMIISDDSCRKCSGKVRAIASAINHFPDFPVYVIADSDILPDEDWLKLLLAPLSQNSVGISTTFPYFRPAGGFWSFVKLVWGFVGQGMMESRITRFGWGGSLAFRSELLKVKGLDFFRSYVSDDVALTKLCKKAGLEIAYVPEAAPVINSPDDFSTFIEWANRQTALSVYSTPSVFRYGIVFYAATILVFISALILAFSVSPFFALLLAPSVITSMRNAKRSRERKTQVFLLSFIIPFIYFYNLIKARSTETIQWRGSSYHLEEEP
- a CDS encoding CDP-alcohol phosphatidyltransferase family protein, which codes for MVLDSQRSRADRFLIPITNLFIKWKPDRVSLLSLTLAAFAGIFIYLGASYRLLLLAAFLCVVFSSLFDAIDGKLARVKNISSPRGDLIDHVFDRFADVFMILGFIFGMYAQYAIGILALVSVMLTSYMGVQSQALGLKRNYSGLLGRADRLVLIMVFILVEFIIPFSVHLWIFRITPVAILLIWFAIAGNVTAVKRFLDSYRALAPS
- a CDS encoding metalloprotease, which codes for MNYYGFGNMKRETQDILLALLVLGFAFSIASFADSGYHVPALVAARTIIVSFIAVGIAFLGHELSHRQVARNYGGWAEFRLWPIGILMALITSFFGVILAAPGAVNIAGVYGNEKIGKTALAGPGFNMLAGFVFLLLSLVGILIRGLGGIILEISYLNFYLGAFNMIPIGPLDGAKVMRWDFRTFAVVFAVLIFMTVLVGFVIL
- a CDS encoding elongation factor 1-beta is translated as MGDVAVVLKILPESADVSMEDLLGKIREKIKPLCEINKSYLEEIGFGLKAIKFEVIVPDEEGKIDRVEEAISAINGVAQVDSEDVTLV
- a CDS encoding zinc finger domain-containing protein — its product is MRYKETCTSCGVGLVETGYSIFECPSCGEELIGRCKECREHSTAYVCDHCGFTGP
- a CDS encoding AAA family ATPase, yielding MICITGSPGSGKSTVTTILRTRGFTVHNVLDFPGSMECVSNGEADIECLRAVTSRLCGAGDIIEGHYSHLLNCDLVVILDRDEEQVLAELTSRGYHSNKIMENLDALRCDLYYSESLEMLPRSRIKRISVVEGNPELTATMVQNSVVEFQQELRQHRS
- the glmM gene encoding phosphoglucosamine mutase, whose protein sequence is MKRSDERPPLFGTNGIRGEPNADLTPDFAMQIGKSIGTYFKDGTIAMGRDTRDTGPMIFNAVSSGIMSAGKEILDLGILPTPAIQYYCKINRIPGVVITASHNPPRFNGIKCIAADGTELPRNQEEIIEGIYYDRTFIQATWNNCGRVRIITDAVERYLAGVMQQVNAEAIRTQEFRVAFDAGNGAAYSSTPELLRRLGCSVVTLNANPDGKFTSRNSEPKPENLKDLINVVSGGKFDLGIAHDGDADRAVFIDSTGHFVDGDITLSLIVKSTIKPGDRVVTPISSSDAMDEICAAGGAELIRTRVGAPLVSRTMIEKKAKIGGEENGGIIYGPHQYCRDGAMTAALVLNLMAARKSGLKELISEIPEYHIHKLSADRKVEWEIIKRGILGYASGMKTDTSDGIKVFLKDGWVLVRPSGTEPIIRIYGESRTFARARDIAQEYQALIDGIQEGASAL